The Aggregatilinea lenta genome includes a region encoding these proteins:
- a CDS encoding vWA domain-containing protein — protein MAYQAEISRSNPSCFLFLIDQSASMADPFGTGDAKKKKADGVADAINRLLQNLVIKCAKAEGVRDYYHVGVIGYGKDVGPAFSGPLAGKTLVPISEVAEMPARIEERTKKVDDGAGGLVDQTVKFPVWFDPVANGGTPMSQALMRATSVIKGWLTDHPDCFPPIIINISDGEATDGSPSALTDALKKLSSSDGGVLLFNLHLSSTDAAPIQFPAHEEGLADKHAKLLYAMSSPLPDYMRTIAAQEGFNVDEDARGFVFNADIVSVIQFLDIGTRPSNLR, from the coding sequence ATGGCCTATCAAGCTGAAATTAGCCGCTCGAATCCATCGTGCTTCCTGTTCCTGATCGACCAATCCGCGTCGATGGCCGATCCGTTCGGCACGGGGGACGCCAAGAAGAAGAAGGCGGACGGCGTCGCGGACGCGATCAACCGCCTGCTGCAAAACCTCGTGATCAAGTGCGCCAAGGCCGAAGGCGTGCGCGATTATTACCACGTCGGCGTGATCGGCTACGGCAAGGACGTCGGCCCGGCGTTCAGCGGTCCACTGGCGGGTAAGACGCTGGTGCCGATCAGCGAGGTGGCCGAGATGCCCGCGCGCATCGAGGAGCGCACTAAGAAGGTCGATGACGGCGCGGGGGGGCTGGTGGACCAGACGGTCAAGTTCCCGGTGTGGTTCGACCCGGTGGCGAACGGCGGTACGCCCATGTCGCAGGCGCTGATGCGCGCCACGAGCGTGATCAAGGGCTGGCTGACCGACCATCCCGACTGCTTCCCGCCCATCATCATCAACATCAGCGACGGCGAAGCGACCGACGGCAGCCCCAGCGCTCTGACCGATGCCCTCAAGAAGCTCAGCAGCAGTGACGGCGGCGTATTGCTGTTCAACCTGCACCTGTCGTCTACGGATGCCGCGCCGATCCAGTTCCCCGCGCACGAAGAGGGGCTGGCCGACAAGCACGCCAAGCTGCTCTACGCCATGTCCAGCCCGCTGCCGGACTACATGCGCACCATCGCGGCGCAAGAAGGTTTCAACGTGGACGAGGACGCCCGCGGCTTCGTCTTCAACGCCGACATCGTTTCGGTGATCCAGTTCCTGGACATCGGTACGCGGCCCAGCAACTTGCGCTAG
- a CDS encoding protein phosphatase 2C domain-containing protein: MQVHARVFWLPKTGNTAEEYEDAFYPSRDGDYGGTQLRFAVADGASEGMLSGQWANILVRAYCRAVNTSQMPDLLARALPSWRDWKQHYLDLRARQDRPVQWFEEPGLEKGAFSTLLGLTLHDGETPGWDATALGDSCLFQVRADELVAALPIDDAEAFGSRPFLIASNPARNNGLLERVHYAAGEWQPGDRFYLMTDALAHWFVRELEAGAAPWEALHAAEGPEAFDAWTAALKRDRQIRNDDITLLCLEVAEDAP; the protein is encoded by the coding sequence ATGCAAGTCCACGCGCGCGTCTTCTGGCTGCCCAAGACCGGCAACACGGCGGAGGAATACGAAGACGCTTTTTATCCCAGCCGTGACGGCGACTATGGCGGGACGCAGCTGCGCTTCGCGGTGGCCGACGGGGCCAGCGAAGGCATGCTCAGCGGCCAGTGGGCCAACATCCTCGTGCGCGCCTACTGCCGCGCGGTCAACACGTCGCAGATGCCCGATCTGCTGGCCCGCGCGCTGCCATCCTGGCGCGACTGGAAGCAGCATTACCTCGACCTGCGCGCGCGCCAGGATCGCCCGGTGCAGTGGTTCGAGGAGCCGGGGCTGGAAAAGGGCGCGTTTTCGACGCTGCTGGGCCTGACGCTGCACGACGGCGAGACGCCGGGCTGGGACGCGACCGCGTTGGGCGATAGCTGCCTGTTCCAGGTGCGCGCAGATGAACTGGTCGCCGCGCTGCCCATCGACGACGCGGAGGCGTTTGGCAGCCGCCCGTTCCTTATCGCCAGCAACCCGGCGCGCAACAATGGCCTGCTGGAGCGCGTGCATTACGCGGCGGGTGAGTGGCAGCCGGGCGATCGCTTCTACCTGATGACCGACGCGCTGGCGCACTGGTTCGTGCGCGAGCTTGAAGCGGGTGCGGCCCCGTGGGAAGCGCTGCACGCGGCGGAGGGGCCGGAGGCTTTCGACGCCTGGACCGCCGCCCTCAAGCGCGACCGCCAGATCCGCAACGACGACATTACACTGCTGTGCCTGGAGGTCGCTGAGGACGCGCCATGA
- a CDS encoding ABC transporter ATP-binding protein: MSVSAPPSKSEFSVENAYRYDLSSASHWIFSHVWRYKWLFIGAILCSVIDFVAYSQAPMLIGDVAGALMESDASSKLVSLSLAILAVQIVSSVAFGVGSLLTETTAQRMEADARHELYISLLGKSQTFHNRQRVGDIMARATDDVRQLNGMVSPGFRFMYETVIGIVVPLIYIAALRLELLVVPALFILSYIVLVRRYMHRLNPVMHAQRESYGALNAGAEETISGIEIVKASVQEAFERLRFRRNSTAYRDYFVEQGKIEAGYLPLLVFGIALGGVFLHSMLMYRRGDLDIAGIIAVMGLMNVLRFPTMMSLWSFSLVQLGLTSAKRIMNIIKAETELDENAGGFSKPLEGDIVFENVSFTYQSSSDDCDECEAAVIEDISFHIAPGQTVAIVGQTGSGKSTLAQLINRTYDVTEGRVLIDGVDVREWDLDGLRSQISKIEQDVFLFSRSVAENVAFGAPGTPIEQIQQAAREAQAHDFIMSFADGYDTKIGERGTMLSGGQRQRIALARAFLSNPRILILDDSTSAIDSATEDEIQKAIRRAQQGRTTLLITHRLAQIRWADLILVLDHGRLVAAGSHEKLLRSSPDYRRIFVRYDVELPPLEMTESQIAYSSQDA; the protein is encoded by the coding sequence ATGAGTGTTTCCGCCCCCCCCTCTAAGAGCGAGTTCTCGGTCGAGAACGCCTACCGCTACGATCTATCCTCTGCGTCCCATTGGATCTTTTCGCACGTCTGGCGCTACAAGTGGCTGTTTATCGGGGCCATCTTGTGCAGCGTGATCGACTTCGTGGCCTACTCGCAAGCGCCTATGCTGATCGGCGACGTCGCCGGTGCGCTGATGGAATCGGACGCGAGCAGCAAGCTGGTGTCGCTCTCGCTGGCGATCCTGGCCGTGCAGATCGTCAGCAGCGTGGCGTTCGGCGTGGGCAGCCTGCTCACCGAGACGACCGCGCAGCGTATGGAAGCCGACGCGCGCCACGAGCTGTACATCAGTCTGCTCGGCAAAAGCCAGACCTTCCACAACCGCCAGCGCGTGGGCGACATCATGGCCCGCGCGACGGACGACGTGCGCCAGCTCAACGGCATGGTCAGCCCTGGCTTCCGTTTCATGTACGAGACGGTGATTGGCATCGTTGTGCCGCTGATTTACATCGCCGCGCTGCGGCTGGAACTGCTGGTTGTCCCGGCACTGTTCATTCTGAGCTACATCGTCTTGGTGCGGCGCTACATGCACCGGCTTAATCCCGTCATGCACGCGCAGCGCGAGTCGTATGGCGCGCTCAACGCGGGCGCGGAAGAGACGATCTCGGGCATCGAGATCGTCAAGGCCAGCGTGCAGGAAGCCTTCGAGCGCCTGCGCTTCCGCCGCAACTCGACGGCCTACCGCGACTATTTCGTGGAGCAGGGCAAGATCGAAGCGGGCTACCTGCCGCTGCTGGTCTTCGGCATCGCGCTGGGCGGGGTCTTCCTGCACAGCATGCTGATGTACCGCCGGGGCGACCTGGACATCGCGGGCATCATCGCCGTGATGGGCCTGATGAACGTGCTGCGCTTCCCCACGATGATGTCGTTATGGTCGTTTTCGCTGGTGCAGCTGGGGTTAACCAGCGCCAAGCGTATCATGAACATCATTAAGGCCGAAACGGAGCTGGATGAGAACGCGGGTGGCTTCAGCAAGCCGCTCGAAGGTGACATCGTGTTCGAGAACGTCTCGTTCACCTACCAGTCCAGCAGCGACGACTGCGACGAGTGCGAGGCCGCCGTGATCGAGGACATCTCGTTCCACATCGCGCCCGGCCAGACGGTCGCCATCGTCGGGCAGACCGGGTCCGGCAAGAGCACGCTGGCACAGCTCATCAACCGCACCTACGACGTGACCGAGGGCCGCGTGCTGATCGACGGCGTGGACGTGCGCGAGTGGGACCTGGACGGGCTGCGCTCGCAGATCTCGAAGATCGAGCAGGACGTGTTCCTGTTCTCGCGCTCCGTCGCGGAGAACGTCGCGTTCGGCGCGCCGGGCACGCCCATTGAGCAGATCCAGCAGGCCGCGCGCGAAGCCCAGGCGCACGACTTCATCATGTCTTTCGCGGACGGCTACGACACGAAGATCGGCGAGCGCGGCACGATGCTGTCCGGCGGGCAGCGCCAGCGTATCGCCCTGGCGCGCGCCTTCCTGAGCAACCCGCGCATCCTGATCCTGGACGACAGCACGAGCGCCATCGACAGCGCGACCGAGGACGAGATCCAGAAGGCTATCCGCCGCGCGCAGCAGGGCCGGACGACGCTGCTGATCACCCATCGTCTGGCTCAGATTCGCTGGGCCGACCTGATCTTGGTGCTCGACCACGGGCGTCTGGTGGCGGCTGGCTCGCACGAGAAGCTGCTGCGCAGCTCGCCCGACTACCGGCGCATCTTTGTCCGTTACGATGTCGAATTGCCGCCGCTCGAAATGACTGAGTCTCAGATCGCCTATTCATCCCAAGATGCCTAG
- a CDS encoding ABC transporter ATP-binding protein: MGFIMDGLDAEAYDRTYSDSVLVKRIVSYFRPETFRMSVSAVMIVLTSLFNTLLPIYISKAIDEIQTDSSTGTLLRITAVITVLGVLGWLFNAARRWYSAIAVGNVVLNMREDAFNAVLKRDLSFYDSYPSGKIVSRVTSDTQAFTQVVTLTMELLSQLLLIVLLLGYLFTVDVPLTLITMLLAPPIILVALAFRTLARVTVTQSRRIMAEVSSHIQESVSGIGVAKSFRQEHAIYDEFLDVNQQSYRINLRTGYVFSGIFPILNLLAAFGTTALVYFGGRQVLDSGLSAGDWFLFIQGVGMFWFPLTSIASFWSQFQLGLAAGERVFALIDADPKVVQTGDDRLGTDKLSGEIRFEHVAFSYNDKEQVLKDFSMTIKAGETLALVGHTGSGKSSIARLITRFYEFQGGHILVDGHDVRSLNLEAFRQHLGIVTQVPFLFDGTVMDNIRYGNQDATEAEVLAAAERVGGGDWLDSLPDGLNTEVGERGSSLSMGQRQLVALARVLLQNPSIFILDEATASIDPLTETLIQEGLDEILEQRTSIVIAHRLSTVRNADRIIVLRDGEIIEEGSHDGLLASGGYYAELYNMYFRHQSLEYIENAAFAAR; encoded by the coding sequence ATGGGCTTCATTATGGATGGCCTCGACGCCGAGGCCTACGACCGGACTTACAGTGACAGTGTGCTGGTCAAGCGCATCGTCAGCTACTTCCGTCCCGAAACCTTCCGTATGTCGGTCTCAGCCGTGATGATCGTGCTGACGTCGCTGTTCAACACGCTGCTGCCGATCTACATTTCGAAAGCCATTGACGAGATCCAGACCGATTCGTCGACGGGAACGCTGCTGCGCATCACGGCGGTGATCACCGTGCTGGGGGTGCTGGGCTGGCTGTTCAACGCCGCGCGCCGCTGGTATTCCGCGATCGCGGTCGGTAACGTGGTGCTCAACATGCGCGAGGACGCGTTCAACGCCGTGCTCAAGCGCGACCTGTCGTTCTACGACAGCTACCCGTCGGGTAAGATCGTCAGTCGCGTCACGTCCGACACGCAGGCGTTTACCCAGGTCGTCACGCTGACGATGGAGCTGCTCAGCCAACTGCTGCTGATCGTGCTGCTACTCGGCTACCTGTTCACGGTGGACGTGCCGCTGACGCTGATCACCATGCTGCTTGCGCCGCCCATCATCCTCGTCGCGCTGGCCTTCCGTACGCTGGCGCGCGTGACCGTAACCCAGTCACGGCGTATCATGGCGGAAGTCAGCTCGCACATTCAGGAGTCGGTGAGCGGGATCGGCGTGGCGAAATCGTTCCGCCAGGAGCACGCGATCTACGATGAGTTCCTGGACGTCAACCAGCAGTCGTACCGCATCAACCTGCGTACTGGCTACGTGTTCAGCGGCATCTTCCCGATCCTCAACTTGCTGGCCGCGTTCGGGACCACGGCGCTGGTGTACTTCGGTGGGCGGCAGGTGCTGGACAGCGGCCTGTCGGCGGGCGACTGGTTCTTGTTCATCCAGGGCGTCGGCATGTTCTGGTTCCCGCTGACCAGCATCGCGTCGTTCTGGAGCCAGTTCCAGCTTGGGCTGGCGGCAGGAGAGCGCGTCTTCGCGCTGATCGACGCCGATCCGAAGGTCGTGCAGACTGGTGACGACCGGCTGGGCACGGACAAGCTGAGCGGGGAGATCCGCTTCGAGCACGTGGCCTTCAGCTACAACGACAAGGAGCAGGTGCTCAAGGACTTCTCGATGACGATCAAGGCGGGCGAGACGCTGGCACTGGTTGGCCACACGGGGTCCGGCAAGTCGAGCATCGCACGCCTGATCACGCGCTTCTACGAGTTCCAGGGCGGGCACATCCTGGTGGACGGTCACGACGTGCGCAGCCTGAACCTGGAAGCGTTCCGCCAGCATCTGGGCATCGTGACGCAGGTTCCGTTCCTGTTCGACGGCACGGTGATGGACAACATCCGGTACGGCAACCAGGACGCGACCGAAGCGGAAGTGCTTGCGGCAGCGGAGCGTGTGGGTGGCGGCGACTGGCTCGACAGCCTGCCCGACGGCCTGAACACCGAGGTCGGCGAGCGCGGCAGCAGCCTGTCGATGGGCCAGCGGCAGCTTGTCGCGCTGGCGCGTGTGCTGCTGCAAAACCCGTCGATCTTCATTCTCGACGAAGCGACGGCCAGCATCGATCCGCTGACCGAGACGCTGATTCAAGAAGGGCTGGACGAGATCCTGGAGCAACGCACGTCCATCGTGATCGCGCACCGCTTGAGCACCGTGCGCAACGCCGACCGCATCATCGTGCTGCGCGACGGCGAGATCATCGAGGAGGGCAGCCACGACGGGCTGCTGGCGAGCGGCGGCTACTACGCGGAACTGTACAACATGTATTTCCGCCACCAGAGCCTGGAGTACATCGAGAACGCAGCCTTCGCCGCGCGGTAG
- a CDS encoding ROK family protein, whose amino-acid sequence MATEAAIGIDLGGTNVRAAVIDRTLGRPLALASQPTLAQEGPERGVRRIGDLIERVMDEAGCPAVALAGIGIGATGPLDVKRGVFTSPWNMPGWNEVPIVQLLSERFGLLTLLDNDCNAAALGEHWLGAGRGCEDMIYITVSTGIGAGIILGNRLHRGYNAYAGEVGLMTIAPGDALLEDLDGAWEALASGPAIARMGREAEDEGLLAAANDDPAKINAPLIAQMAMEGNPVARRIMDHTAYTLGVGIANLLVILAPQIVVMGGGVMESWDVLQPRLDQVVRARTRLLPGLDEIPIVRAELGDHAGIFGAARLVFLAESAAA is encoded by the coding sequence ATGGCGACAGAGGCAGCGATTGGCATCGATCTGGGCGGAACCAACGTGCGCGCAGCGGTCATCGACCGCACGCTGGGGCGTCCGTTGGCGCTGGCCAGCCAGCCCACCCTGGCCCAGGAAGGGCCGGAGCGCGGCGTCCGCCGCATCGGGGACCTGATCGAGCGCGTGATGGATGAGGCCGGGTGCCCGGCGGTTGCACTGGCCGGGATCGGCATCGGCGCGACGGGACCGCTCGACGTCAAGCGTGGCGTGTTCACCAGCCCGTGGAATATGCCCGGTTGGAACGAGGTTCCCATCGTGCAGCTGCTCTCGGAGCGGTTCGGCCTGCTCACCCTGCTCGACAACGACTGCAACGCGGCAGCGCTGGGTGAACATTGGTTGGGCGCCGGTCGCGGCTGCGAAGACATGATTTATATCACCGTGAGCACGGGCATCGGCGCGGGCATCATCCTCGGCAACCGCCTGCACCGGGGCTACAACGCCTACGCGGGCGAGGTCGGGCTAATGACCATCGCGCCCGGCGACGCACTGCTGGAAGACCTCGACGGCGCATGGGAAGCGCTGGCGTCTGGTCCAGCGATCGCACGGATGGGCCGCGAAGCGGAGGATGAGGGTTTGCTGGCCGCCGCCAACGACGATCCGGCCAAGATCAACGCGCCGCTCATCGCGCAGATGGCGATGGAAGGTAATCCGGTGGCGCGGCGCATCATGGATCACACGGCCTACACGCTTGGGGTGGGCATTGCCAATCTGCTGGTCATTCTCGCGCCGCAGATCGTGGTGATGGGCGGCGGCGTGATGGAGAGCTGGGACGTGCTGCAACCGCGCCTGGATCAGGTGGTGCGGGCGCGGACGCGGCTGCTGCCCGGCCTGGACGAGATCCCGATCGTGCGTGCGGAGCTGGGCGACCACGCGGGCATCTTCGGCGCGGCGCGGCTTGTGTTCCTGGCGGAGAGCGCGGCGGCTTAA
- a CDS encoding MerR family transcriptional regulator — protein MTSTMKPEWLSLTGAAELLGVHPTTVRRWADSGKLPVHVTPGGHRRFLRKELVALSGIEVPASATSGTERIWSDYALVETRERLVHSPEPGWLAAFSADHREEKRELGRRLMSIIMQHISAPDAAQSLLVEVKSIATRYAQNSEQAGLSAAEGLEATAFFRDAMTEVALQMPQVAHLESDAQLRLLRKVNQVFNVFQVALVEYYDRRSEGTP, from the coding sequence TTGACGTCAACTATGAAACCGGAATGGCTCTCACTGACCGGCGCTGCCGAGTTGTTGGGCGTACACCCCACGACCGTCCGGCGATGGGCAGACAGCGGTAAGCTCCCTGTCCACGTCACCCCCGGCGGACACCGGCGTTTTTTGCGCAAAGAGTTGGTGGCGCTCAGCGGCATCGAGGTTCCGGCTTCGGCGACGTCCGGCACCGAGCGCATCTGGAGCGATTACGCCCTGGTCGAAACCCGCGAGCGACTGGTCCACAGCCCCGAACCGGGCTGGCTGGCCGCCTTCAGCGCCGATCACCGTGAGGAAAAGCGCGAGCTGGGACGGCGCTTGATGAGCATCATCATGCAGCACATCTCCGCGCCGGACGCAGCGCAGTCGCTGCTGGTCGAGGTCAAGAGTATTGCGACCCGTTACGCGCAGAATTCCGAGCAGGCGGGCCTGTCTGCCGCCGAAGGGCTGGAAGCGACGGCGTTCTTCCGTGACGCCATGACCGAAGTCGCGCTGCAAATGCCGCAGGTCGCTCACCTGGAATCGGACGCGCAGCTGCGCCTGCTGCGCAAAGTCAATCAGGTGTTCAACGTCTTCCAGGTGGCGCTGGTCGAGTATTACGACCGCCGCAGCGAGGGCACGCCCTAG